Proteins from a genomic interval of Parcubacteria group bacterium ADurb.Bin159:
- the tagG gene encoding Teichoic acid translocation permease protein TagG, translated as MLKKGLNLAVVLAKMEFKLRNEGSYLGIFWYLLNPILTFFVLLIVFGNKLGQNIPNYSLYLLLGIIMFNFFRQVTIESTKIIQDNRWLIKSINFPREILINSIILKTLFSHIFEIILFTALLFIFKAPFWGIIFYPLILLFFCFFIYGFSLILSSLAIYFIDLNNIWLFAISLIWLGTPIFYTIENQGWLFKLNLLNPCYYFITIARDLIIYTKSPEIWMVLGAIFYSLLFLIIGKYIFSKLKYKFAELI; from the coding sequence ATGTTAAAAAAGGGATTAAATTTAGCTGTTGTTTTAGCTAAAATGGAGTTTAAATTAAGAAACGAAGGAAGTTATCTGGGAATATTTTGGTATTTGCTTAACCCTATTTTAACTTTTTTTGTTCTTTTGATTGTTTTTGGCAATAAATTGGGGCAAAATATTCCAAACTACTCTCTTTACTTATTATTAGGCATAATTATGTTTAATTTTTTCCGCCAAGTGACAATAGAGTCTACAAAAATTATTCAGGATAATAGATGGCTTATTAAATCAATAAATTTTCCTCGAGAGATATTGATAAATTCTATTATTTTGAAAACTTTATTCTCTCATATCTTTGAAATAATTCTTTTTACAGCGCTTCTTTTCATTTTTAAAGCTCCTTTTTGGGGAATTATTTTTTATCCTCTAATTTTACTTTTCTTTTGTTTTTTTATTTATGGGTTTTCTCTTATTTTATCTTCATTAGCCATTTACTTTATTGATTTAAATAATATCTGGCTATTTGCTATTTCTTTAATTTGGTTAGGAACGCCAATTTTTTACACTATTGAAAACCAAGGATGGTTATTTAAACTAAATTTGTTAAATCCTTGCTATTATTTTATTACCATAGCCAGAGATTTGATTATATATACAAAATCGCCTGAAATTTGGATGGTTTTAGGGGCAATATTTTATAGTCTGCTTTTTTTAATTATTGGAAAATATATTTTTAGTAAATTGAAATATAAATTTGCTGAATTAATATAA
- the tagH gene encoding Teichoic acids export ATP-binding protein TagH, translated as MKKIIVKNVSKNFKIGFEKNQGVLARFISFFSGKTPQRNIKTLDNISFYANKGEILGIIGKNGSGKSTLLRIIAGIYKKDKGEILTYGKIIPLINLNYGLKERLTLKDNIYLYCSFFGLSKNQIKQKFDLIVEFAELKNFINTKIYQFSEGMKQRLAFSIAIHCQPEILLLDEVFEVGDKNFKQKSSNKIEELAKNGTTVLLVSHDINLINKHCQRTIWLEKGKIMKDDKTSIVIAEYLNSNEF; from the coding sequence ATGAAAAAAATAATTGTCAAAAATGTATCAAAAAATTTTAAAATAGGTTTTGAAAAAAATCAAGGAGTATTAGCCAGATTTATTTCCTTTTTTTCCGGGAAAACTCCTCAAAGAAATATCAAAACTTTAGACAATATTTCTTTTTACGCTAATAAGGGAGAAATTTTAGGAATTATCGGAAAAAATGGTTCTGGGAAGAGTACTCTTCTTAGAATTATTGCTGGAATATATAAAAAAGATAAAGGGGAAATATTAACTTACGGGAAAATAATTCCTCTTATAAACTTAAATTATGGATTAAAAGAAAGATTAACATTAAAAGATAATATCTATTTATATTGCTCCTTTTTTGGTCTTTCTAAAAACCAAATTAAACAAAAATTTGATTTAATAGTAGAATTTGCCGAACTTAAAAATTTTATTAATACAAAAATTTATCAATTTTCAGAAGGGATGAAACAAAGATTGGCTTTTTCTATCGCTATACATTGTCAGCCAGAAATACTTTTGCTCGACGAAGTATTTGAAGTGGGAGATAAAAATTTTAAGCAAAAAAGCTCAAATAAAATAGAAGAATTAGCAAAAAACGGCACCACAGTTTTATTAGTAAGCCATGATATAAATCTAATTAACAAACATTGTCAAAGAACAATTTGGTTAGAAAAAGGGAAAATTATGAAAGATGATAAAACTAGTATTGTTATTGCCGAATACCTAAATTCAAATGAATTTTAA
- a CDS encoding Undecaprenyl-phosphate mannosyltransferase yields the protein MPLKISFILPCRNEKEALGKVIQEIKEECQKQNVIYEIIVSDSSIDGSDLIAKKEKVKLIKHDIPGYGFAIKKGIENASYDIIIYGDADYTYNFHEFPKLLKNFTGDNIVMGNRLKGKIKKEAMPFSHRFLGTPFLNFLIRLFFGVKIYDSQSGFRLLNKDVYRKLNLVTNNMEFTVEMIIKAKKQGIKIKEVPIEYRPRLGISKLKPYKDGLADIKYIILEVPVLFYIITGGIIGLVGLIGLIFNKKLGRFFDTATVKIFFPLLGFQIIYLALFSKTYLYVKFKQENKFLKKFYQIFKLKYALFLGVFLIIIPILFKLFGQADKFFDPLIVSALVGIQIIFNSLYLSELSVE from the coding sequence ATGCCGTTAAAAATATCTTTTATTCTTCCTTGCAGGAACGAAAAAGAGGCATTAGGAAAAGTTATTCAGGAAATTAAGGAAGAATGCCAAAAACAAAATGTAATTTACGAAATTATCGTTTCTGATTCTTCTATTGATGGTTCTGATTTAATTGCTAAAAAAGAGAAAGTAAAATTAATAAAACACGATATACCAGGTTATGGTTTTGCTATAAAAAAAGGAATAGAAAACGCTTCTTATGATATAATTATTTATGGCGATGCGGATTATACTTACAATTTTCACGAATTTCCTAAACTTTTAAAAAATTTTACCGGAGATAACATTGTCATGGGAAATAGATTAAAAGGGAAAATAAAAAAAGAGGCAATGCCTTTTTCTCATAGATTTTTAGGAACGCCCTTCTTAAATTTTCTAATTCGTCTTTTTTTTGGCGTAAAAATTTATGATAGCCAATCTGGATTTCGCCTTTTAAATAAAGATGTATACAGAAAACTTAATTTAGTTACTAATAATATGGAATTTACCGTAGAAATGATTATAAAAGCGAAAAAACAAGGAATAAAAATAAAAGAAGTACCCATTGAATATCGCCCCCGTTTAGGTATTTCTAAATTGAAGCCATATAAAGACGGTTTAGCCGATATAAAATATATTATTCTTGAAGTACCAGTTTTATTTTATATTATTACCGGCGGCATAATTGGTTTAGTTGGTTTAATCGGCCTTATCTTTAACAAGAAATTGGGTAGATTTTTTGATACCGCAACAGTAAAAATATTTTTTCCTCTTTTGGGCTTTCAGATTATTTACCTTGCTCTTTTTTCAAAAACCTATCTTTATGTTAAATTTAAACAAGAAAATAAATTTTTAAAAAAATTTTATCAAATATTTAAATTGAAATATGCTCTTTTTCTAGGCGTTTTTTTAATTATCATTCCTATACTTTTTAAACTTTTTGGGCAAGCGGATAAATTTTTTGATCCATTAATAGTTTCAGCTTTAGTAGGAATTCAAATTATATTTAATTCTTTATATCTTTCTGAACTTTCTGTTGAATGA
- the argS gene encoding Arginine--tRNA ligase produces the protein MMNIEQIKKEIFHSLKLVLPDFKGELNFIIPPNLEMGDLGIGCFDLSLNSSKKPEEIAEILSQKIKPSSVIEKVKNFGPYLNFFLKKDVWFKAILEDILLAKPGQYKEKDIKDKTILIEFSSPNTNKPQHLGHLRNNSLGMAISNILSELGANVIKTNLINDRGMHIIKAMLAWQKWGERKTPQSEGKKPDHFVGDFYVLFEKKKEEIPSLVDEAHCLLKKWEEGDPKTIKLWQIINNWAIEGIFETYKKTGVKFDKIYYESEIYELGKSIIKKALKKGAAYKREDGAIEIDLGDLGKRVLLRADKTSVYITQDIGLAYLRWQEYQPDKMIYVVASEQDHYFQSLFKILELLDFPGAKNYYHLSYGIVFLPEGRMKSREGKVVEIDDFILEMENLAKKEISTRWPNISSDELSERALKIALAAVKFYLLYFKPSRPIIYKPKESISFEGATGPYLLYTYARARSILEKWGKEIDFNDINEIDLSLLKTKEELKIMESLFFWPEAIKQSAKNYNPAYLSQALIKLAQNFNEFYHFHKVIGSEEKLEKARLLMVNAVCQILKKGLNLLGIETIEKM, from the coding sequence ATGATGAATATTGAACAAATAAAAAAAGAAATTTTTCATTCGCTAAAATTGGTTTTGCCTGATTTTAAGGGCGAATTAAATTTTATTATCCCTCCCAATTTGGAGATGGGGGATTTAGGCATTGGATGTTTTGATTTGTCTTTAAATTCTTCTAAAAAGCCCGAGGAGATTGCTGAAATCTTGAGTCAAAAAATTAAGCCATCTTCGGTTATAGAAAAAGTTAAAAATTTTGGTCCTTATCTTAATTTTTTTCTTAAAAAAGATGTTTGGTTTAAAGCAATTTTAGAAGATATTCTTTTAGCCAAACCTGGTCAATATAAAGAGAAAGATATCAAAGATAAAACAATTTTAATAGAATTCTCTTCTCCAAATACCAATAAACCACAACATTTAGGGCATTTGCGCAATAATTCTTTGGGCATGGCAATCTCCAATATTTTGTCTGAATTAGGAGCTAATGTCATTAAAACTAATTTAATTAATGACCGGGGTATGCATATTATTAAAGCAATGCTTGCTTGGCAAAAATGGGGGGAGAGGAAAACCCCTCAATCAGAAGGCAAAAAGCCAGATCATTTTGTAGGAGATTTTTATGTTCTTTTTGAAAAGAAAAAAGAAGAAATTCCTTCTCTTGTTGATGAAGCGCATTGTCTTCTTAAAAAATGGGAAGAAGGCGACCCAAAAACAATTAAACTTTGGCAGATTATCAATAATTGGGCTATAGAGGGTATTTTTGAAACTTATAAAAAAACCGGCGTTAAATTTGATAAAATTTATTATGAAAGTGAAATTTACGAATTAGGCAAATCCATTATTAAAAAAGCGCTAAAAAAGGGTGCAGCCTATAAGAGAGAAGATGGAGCCATAGAAATTGATTTAGGGGATTTGGGCAAAAGAGTACTTTTGCGAGCTGATAAAACAAGTGTTTATATTACACAAGATATTGGTTTGGCTTATCTTAGATGGCAAGAGTATCAACCCGATAAAATGATTTATGTAGTAGCCAGTGAGCAAGACCATTACTTTCAATCTCTTTTTAAAATTTTAGAGCTTTTAGATTTCCCCGGCGCAAAAAATTATTACCATCTTTCTTATGGTATCGTTTTTCTTCCCGAAGGACGAATGAAATCTCGTGAAGGTAAAGTGGTAGAAATAGATGATTTTATTTTAGAAATGGAAAATTTGGCTAAAAAAGAAATATCAACTCGTTGGCCGAATATATCTTCTGATGAATTATCCGAGAGAGCGTTAAAAATCGCTTTGGCAGCAGTTAAATTTTATCTTTTGTATTTTAAACCATCACGGCCAATTATTTATAAGCCAAAAGAATCAATATCTTTTGAGGGGGCAACTGGCCCTTATCTTCTTTATACTTATGCGCGGGCAAGAAGTATTTTAGAAAAATGGGGCAAAGAAATTGATTTTAATGATATTAATGAGATAGACCTATCTCTTCTTAAAACAAAAGAAGAGCTTAAAATTATGGAATCGCTCTTCTTTTGGCCTGAAGCGATAAAACAATCAGCGAAAAATTACAATCCTGCCTATTTATCTCAAGCACTGATAAAATTAGCTCAAAATTTTAATGAATTTTATCATTTTCATAAAGTTATTGGCAGTGAAGAGAAATTAGAAAAAGCCCGACTTTTAATGGTAAATGCTGTTTGTCAAATCTTAAAAAAGGGTTTGAATTTATTGGGTATTGAAACCATTGAAAAAATGTAA
- the mreC gene encoding Cell shape-determining protein MreC precursor, which translates to MSRFWALISSKKFIIILLVVLVFIFFSLKGRNIFISIFKPIGNIFHSLAIKTSSIFSPLADKETYQKENEELRKELNKALSSLGRLYVLEEENKTLRQYLDFKEERYKNLKLTRVIGKREENGSVWFLIDKGEKDGVLKGMPVINEEGILIGEIAKTEDKISYFWPVYDSHFKTAGIILQTNNASTDEIYGIVEGQYGLELKMKYIPKEAFFSKGDLVITSGAGNDLEKGLIIGEISEIKNLAGDFFKEATIRPFFEEKDLDIVGILYDEY; encoded by the coding sequence ATGTCTCGTTTTTGGGCGTTGATTTCCTCTAAAAAATTCATAATAATTTTATTAGTTGTTCTTGTTTTTATTTTTTTCTCCCTTAAGGGGAGAAACATTTTTATTTCGATTTTTAAACCGATAGGAAACATATTTCATTCTTTAGCTATTAAAACCTCGTCAATATTTTCTCCCTTAGCTGATAAAGAAACATATCAAAAAGAAAATGAGGAATTAAGAAAAGAGCTTAATAAAGCGCTTTCTTCTCTTGGTCGTCTTTATGTATTGGAAGAAGAAAATAAAACTTTACGGCAATATCTTGATTTTAAAGAAGAGAGATATAAAAATTTAAAATTAACTCGAGTTATAGGGAAAAGAGAAGAGAACGGCTCTGTTTGGTTTTTGATTGATAAAGGCGAAAAAGACGGAGTTTTAAAAGGAATGCCGGTAATTAATGAAGAGGGAATACTTATTGGCGAAATAGCCAAAACAGAAGATAAGATTTCTTATTTTTGGCCTGTTTACGACAGCCATTTTAAAACGGCGGGTATTATTCTTCAAACAAATAATGCTTCTACTGACGAGATTTATGGAATAGTAGAAGGACAATATGGGTTAGAATTAAAAATGAAATATATACCCAAAGAAGCGTTTTTTTCGAAAGGAGATTTAGTTATAACATCAGGAGCGGGAAATGATTTAGAAAAAGGACTGATTATTGGCGAAATCTCTGAGATAAAAAATCTTGCAGGTGATTTTTTCAAAGAAGCGACCATCCGGCCATTTTTTGAAGAAAAAGATTTAGATATAGTAGGAATTTTATATGATGAATATTGA
- a CDS encoding Disintegrin — protein sequence MFKYFSKQKKYIGIILSIIIFVIGVFVVKQILSVQAEGGYSITQDDKAKIQRDWQRLRDIQVIAQFLEDYKNKFGYYPKLESGTYIAGMSSSKWPSWQETLGVALGKSLPVDPLNVFGAKQCASCPEDNPQCDGTCFNLKNKTYSVPDDSFIYLYRATINPLTKEVGGGYKLYAHFEYAQPENWKSNCYNYETEFECKKHFLCQWNGVCEPRPFEITPEPICFCEENFNCMCPTTAFNVEYKHSEAEFFGCLASQCLNPERQKCSDKDTCCLNEDSCVNWENKNYVCQESNWTLACGNGKINLNCGEVCDTKIQVANGTCHYDCSGIYCNPGYGNCDQNASNGCEINLNTDKNHCKYCEKACHSNEFCQNGECKGCGSNNSDNGCSPNFSYDCDFDPPTCSSLYGTRGYQWGNTFGNATGDCWSGKCCGDDSGEFPKTRICNSGACVSNPGDRACCSSTAYCAYNGCQSTGTIIDVDGDGDKEYCSNGKWYACQCSVKNDCCDGCHIIKDDFEPCGNGVCEYCYNGECKKVSSSYNSDMDPNDQCGTSGCLTGYCQNNTGICDYYTSGQHNCLLGYFCDSYGQCKGCGNNGNGCPGNPYNNDCDFNEDSCRYSNNYGWGCTYGNVDSACWYNMCCGDDSGEFYKTRVCDSSPYGSACSSDSTDRACCSSPTYCAHNGCQPTGKVDDVDGDGDKEFCSGGKWYACQCSVENDCCDGCRFRSDTTLCRPAAGDCDQEEYCSGSSASCPTDVFKPKFTKCNIGNTTGYFCDSYGQCRGCGDNKNGCSGDPYNNDCDFNKDSCQSSNYGWGYTYGNVDSACWYNMCCGDDSGEYYKTRTCNSGACSSDSTDRACCSSPTYCAHNGCQPTNTVVDVDDDGDKEYCRGGVWFACQCSEESACCDGCRFKSEGTICGYSSWNGCNGQCQKKRDVYKCSGTSSSCPTGPTNDKGDDVANVAANKVCSGGSEVDAPCRPAAGACDKEEYCSGSSASCPADAFKQKGDSCGVCKICDGLGPGSSSCNNANNCTVCGDGSGSRVCYQGSCIPKSELPLGNCPSGWNTCGGIATCGPKLGDDCCCKKCYPGSDCIERPTVCVSE from the coding sequence ATGTTTAAATATTTTTCAAAACAAAAAAAGTATATCGGGATTATATTAAGTATAATTATTTTTGTTATTGGCGTTTTTGTGGTAAAACAAATTCTTTCGGTTCAAGCAGAAGGGGGTTATTCAATTACTCAAGACGACAAAGCAAAAATACAGAGAGATTGGCAAAGATTAAGAGATATCCAAGTTATAGCCCAATTTTTAGAAGATTATAAGAATAAGTTTGGCTATTATCCTAAATTAGAAAGCGGCACTTATATTGCCGGAATGAGCAGTTCTAAATGGCCTTCTTGGCAAGAAACATTAGGCGTGGCTTTGGGAAAATCTTTGCCTGTTGATCCTTTAAACGTTTTTGGAGCAAAACAATGCGCTAGTTGTCCGGAAGATAATCCCCAATGTGATGGAACTTGTTTCAATCTAAAAAACAAAACATATAGTGTACCTGATGATTCTTTTATTTATCTTTATCGAGCGACAATCAACCCCTTAACTAAAGAAGTAGGGGGAGGATATAAATTATACGCTCATTTTGAATATGCCCAGCCTGAAAATTGGAAATCAAATTGCTATAATTATGAAACAGAATTTGAATGTAAAAAACATTTTTTATGCCAATGGAATGGAGTTTGCGAACCACGGCCGTTTGAAATAACACCTGAACCAATTTGTTTCTGTGAAGAAAATTTTAACTGTATGTGCCCTACTACTGCTTTTAATGTAGAATACAAACATTCAGAAGCAGAATTTTTTGGTTGCTTGGCTTCTCAATGTCTTAATCCGGAAAGGCAAAAATGCAGTGATAAAGATACTTGTTGTCTTAATGAAGATTCTTGTGTTAATTGGGAAAATAAAAATTATGTTTGTCAAGAATCGAATTGGACTTTGGCTTGTGGGAATGGAAAAATAAATTTAAATTGTGGTGAGGTTTGCGACACAAAAATACAGGTAGCTAATGGCACTTGTCATTACGATTGTTCGGGAATATATTGTAATCCGGGATATGGGAATTGCGATCAAAATGCTTCTAATGGATGTGAAATTAATTTAAATACTGATAAAAACCATTGTAAGTATTGTGAAAAAGCATGCCATAGTAATGAATTTTGTCAAAATGGTGAATGTAAGGGTTGCGGCAGTAATAACAGTGATAATGGTTGCTCCCCAAATTTCAGTTACGATTGCGATTTTGATCCCCCTACTTGTTCTTCTCTTTATGGGACAAGGGGTTATCAGTGGGGAAATACTTTCGGAAATGCAACTGGCGATTGTTGGTCAGGTAAATGTTGCGGTGATGATTCAGGAGAATTCCCCAAAACTAGAATTTGCAATAGTGGCGCTTGTGTTTCTAATCCTGGTGATAGGGCTTGTTGCTCCTCTACAGCATATTGTGCTTATAACGGTTGTCAATCTACAGGTACAATTATCGATGTAGATGGCGACGGAGATAAAGAATATTGTAGTAACGGAAAATGGTATGCTTGCCAATGTTCAGTAAAAAATGATTGTTGTGATGGATGTCATATTATAAAAGATGATTTTGAGCCCTGTGGCAATGGCGTTTGTGAATATTGTTATAATGGAGAATGTAAGAAAGTATCAAGTTCATATAATTCCGATATGGATCCTAATGATCAATGTGGCACTAGTGGTTGTTTAACAGGTTATTGCCAAAATAATACCGGCATTTGCGATTATTATACCTCAGGACAACATAATTGCCTTTTAGGATATTTCTGTGATTCATATGGTCAATGCAAGGGTTGCGGTAATAATGGGAACGGTTGTCCCGGAAATCCTTATAATAATGATTGCGATTTCAATGAAGATTCTTGTAGGTATAGTAATAATTATGGTTGGGGATGTACATATGGAAATGTAGATAGCGCTTGTTGGTATAATATGTGTTGCGGCGATGATTCAGGAGAATTTTATAAAACCAGAGTATGCGATAGCAGTCCTTATGGTAGTGCTTGTTCTTCTGATTCTACTGACCGAGCTTGTTGCTCCTCTCCAACATATTGTGCTCATAACGGTTGCCAACCTACAGGTAAAGTTGATGATGTAGATGGCGATGGAGATAAAGAATTTTGTAGCGGTGGAAAATGGTATGCTTGCCAATGTTCAGTAGAAAATGATTGTTGTGATGGTTGCCGTTTTAGATCAGACACTACCCTTTGTCGACCGGCAGCTGGCGATTGTGACCAAGAAGAATATTGTAGTGGTAGCTCTGCTTCGTGCCCGACAGATGTATTTAAACCAAAGTTTACTAAATGTAACATAGGTAATACTACAGGATATTTTTGTGATTCATATGGTCAATGCAGGGGTTGCGGCGATAATAAGAACGGTTGTTCCGGAGATCCTTATAATAATGATTGTGATTTCAATAAAGATTCTTGTCAGAGTAGCAATTATGGTTGGGGATATACATATGGAAATGTAGATAGTGCTTGTTGGTATAATATGTGTTGTGGCGATGATTCAGGAGAATATTATAAAACTAGAACTTGCAATAGTGGCGCTTGTTCTTCTGATTCTACTGACCGAGCTTGTTGCTCCTCTCCAACATATTGTGCTCATAACGGTTGCCAACCTACAAATACAGTTGTTGATGTAGATGACGACGGAGATAAAGAATATTGCAGAGGCGGAGTGTGGTTTGCTTGCCAATGTTCAGAAGAAAGTGCTTGTTGTGATGGATGTCGTTTTAAATCAGAGGGTACTATTTGTGGTTATTCTAGTTGGAATGGGTGTAATGGGCAATGCCAGAAAAAAAGAGATGTTTACAAATGTAGTGGCACTTCTAGTAGTTGTCCGACTGGTCCAACTAATGATAAAGGTGATGATGTCGCTAATGTAGCAGCCAATAAAGTTTGCTCAGGTGGGAGTGAGGTTGATGCTCCTTGTCGACCGGCAGCTGGTGCTTGCGACAAAGAAGAATATTGTAGTGGTAGCTCTGCTTCGTGTCCGGCAGATGCATTTAAACAAAAGGGCGATTCTTGCGGTGTTTGCAAAATTTGCGATGGGCTTGGACCCGGATCTAGCAGTTGTAATAATGCTAACAATTGTACCGTATGTGGCGACGGTTCTGGTTCTAGAGTTTGTTATCAGGGTAGCTGTATACCTAAAAGTGAATTACCACTTGGAAATTGTCCAAGCGGTTGGAATACCTGTGGAGGAATTGCTACATGTGGACCAAAATTAGGTGATGATTGTTGTTGTAAAAAATGTTATCCGGGATCTGATTGCATAGAGCGTCCAACAGTATGTGTTTCAGAATAG
- a CDS encoding Yqey-like protein: MLKEKIEEDYHLSQKENNQEKKDAFRLLLASIHNKEIELRAKDKKLEDEDVLLIIRAEVKKRKEAIFLFKKGNREDLAEKEEKAIVILQSYLPQELTDEEIDKIILDKMAILKVEDLSGFGKIMGEVMKEIKGKAEGTKVAEKIKNILKKTNE; this comes from the coding sequence ATGCTCAAAGAAAAAATAGAAGAGGATTATCATTTGAGCCAAAAAGAAAATAATCAAGAGAAAAAAGACGCGTTTCGTTTGCTATTAGCCTCTATTCATAATAAAGAAATTGAACTTCGTGCTAAGGATAAAAAATTAGAGGACGAGGATGTCCTTCTAATTATTCGCGCTGAAGTTAAAAAAAGAAAAGAGGCTATTTTTTTGTTTAAAAAAGGAAACAGAGAAGATTTGGCGGAAAAAGAAGAAAAAGCGATAGTTATTCTTCAATCTTATTTACCTCAAGAATTAACCGACGAAGAAATTGATAAAATTATTCTTGATAAAATGGCTATATTAAAGGTTGAAGATTTATCGGGATTTGGTAAAATAATGGGTGAGGTAATGAAGGAAATAAAAGGCAAAGCAGAGGGAACTAAAGTAGCGGAAAAAATCAAAAATATATTAAAGAAGACAAATGAATAG
- a CDS encoding 30S ribosomal protein S21 has protein sequence MPIKVEKKPRESVGEMLRRFSQISRQSGLINQYKERMFYTKPKSRDLRRQSALVRLRRKEQREYMKKMGMIK, from the coding sequence ATGCCTATAAAAGTAGAAAAAAAACCTAGAGAATCTGTGGGAGAAATGTTACGTCGTTTTTCTCAAATAAGCCGACAAAGCGGTCTTATTAATCAATACAAAGAACGGATGTTTTATACTAAACCAAAAAGCCGCGACCTTCGCCGGCAATCCGCTTTGGTACGGCTTCGAAGAAAAGAACAGCGAGAATATATGAAAAAAATGGGAATGATAAAGTAA
- the rnhA gene encoding 14.7 kDa ribonuclease H-like protein produces the protein MVYNMLSLYTDGSSKGNPGPAMVGVVVKKGDKTILKISQSIGQATNNEAEYKALILGLERVKKLKPQELICYLDSQLVVKQLNREYKVKDEKLAPLFVRTWNLSQDFKKIKFVHIGREYNKDADKMTKK, from the coding sequence ATGGTGTATAATATGCTTTCTCTTTATACTGATGGTTCGTCAAAGGGAAATCCTGGACCAGCAATGGTGGGGGTGGTTGTAAAAAAAGGAGATAAAACTATATTAAAAATTTCTCAATCAATTGGTCAGGCTACTAATAATGAAGCGGAATACAAAGCCTTAATTTTAGGATTGGAGCGAGTAAAAAAATTGAAACCGCAAGAATTAATTTGTTATTTAGACAGCCAATTAGTGGTTAAGCAATTAAATAGAGAATATAAAGTAAAAGACGAAAAATTGGCGCCTCTTTTTGTAAGAACATGGAATTTGAGCCAAGATTTTAAAAAAATAAAATTTGTTCATATTGGACGAGAATATAATAAAGACGCGGATAAAATGACGAAAAAATAA